From Candidatus Methylomirabilota bacterium:
GGGCGCGCAGGGCCTCCTGGGAAAGACGGTCGCCATCGTGGGCGGCGGCATGTACACGCAGTACCGGTGCATCAAGGCCGCGCAGTGTCTGGTGCTCCCGCCGGGCACGACACCGGCCGAGGGTGCATCCTGGTTCGTCAACCCGCTGACCGCGCTCGGCATGGTCGCCACCATGCGCGCGGAGGGTCACACCGCGCTGGTGCACACCGCCGCCGCGTCGAATCTGGGCCAGATGCTGAACCGGATCTGCCGCGAGGACGGCGTGCCGCTCGTCAACATCGTGCGCAAGACCGAGCACGTCGCGCTCCTGAAGGGCCTCGGCGCCAGCCACGTCTGCAACTCGAGCGCGCCGTCCTTCGCGGACGATCTGATCGAGGCGCTCGCCGCAACCGGCGCCACCATCGCCTTCGACGCGGTCGGCGGCGGCAAGCTGGCGGGCCAGATCCTCACCGCCATGGAAGCCGCGATCAACCGCACCGCAAAGGAGTACAGCCGCTACGGCTCCGCCACGCACAAGCAGGTGTACATCTACGGGGGCCTCGACCGCGGCCCGACCGAGTTCACCCGCACCTTCGGCCAGTACTGGAGCATGGGCGGCTGGCTGCTCACGCCTTTTCTACAGAAGATCGGCTTCGAGGCGGCCCAGAAGCTCCGCGAGCGCGTGGCCGCCGAGATCAAGACGACCTTCGCGAGCACCTACACGAAGCGGATCACGCTCGCCGAGGCGCTCCGGCTGCAGGAGATCGCCATCTATTCCAAGCAGGCCACCGGCGAGAAGTACCTGATCGAGCCCAACCGCTGACCCGGCGGCGAGCACCGTTCGTTCCGCGCCGAGAGCAGGGCGACGCGCGATTCGGGAGGAGGAAACGACTACGTCACCGCGGCCGGATCCCGAGGGCTTTCATCCGATAGGCCAGG
This genomic window contains:
- a CDS encoding zinc-binding dehydrogenase; translation: MASTPSTGLQLRSLVKKEGVLELSLVTVDVPEPKPEEVIVRVDASPINPSDQGLLFGNADLSTAKVSGTAASPVVTATVPAAAFKMLAGRVDQSMPVGNEAAGVVVRAGTSPGAQGLLGKTVAIVGGGMYTQYRCIKAAQCLVLPPGTTPAEGASWFVNPLTALGMVATMRAEGHTALVHTAAASNLGQMLNRICREDGVPLVNIVRKTEHVALLKGLGASHVCNSSAPSFADDLIEALAATGATIAFDAVGGGKLAGQILTAMEAAINRTAKEYSRYGSATHKQVYIYGGLDRGPTEFTRTFGQYWSMGGWLLTPFLQKIGFEAAQKLRERVAAEIKTTFASTYTKRITLAEALRLQEIAIYSKQATGEKYLIEPNR